The Oncorhynchus keta strain PuntledgeMale-10-30-2019 chromosome 22, Oket_V2, whole genome shotgun sequence genome includes the window tgtaggaACTACCATTGCTGGGTGGAGTCCTGGATGGACAGGGAGGATCTTCCTAAAGGCTATGATGGGTGGCAGGCTCTGGATCCCACCCCACAGGAGAGGAGTGATGGTACGGTCCCACTTCATATTCATGATCAGTCTTGGTTTACTATTCCCTTTAAAAATCTATTTTTTTATGGTTGGGCtactacaggaagttacatttcATACATGTTTTTCTGTAAAGTAGTTTTTCTTGCCCTCATCCCTATCTCCTCCTTCTCAGGGGTGTACTGTTGTGGGCCCTGTCCAGTGAAGGCAGTGAGGGACGGTGATGTGGGGATGAAGTATGATGCAGCCTTCGTGTTCTCTGAGGTGAACGCAGACCTGGTCACCTGGATCGTCCACCCAGATGGCCAACGCTCACAGGTTTCCCTCAACCAGAATACAGTGGGCCAAAACATCAGCACCAAGAGTGTGTACGGAGACTACAGAGAGGACATCACTAAACATTACAAATACCCTGAAGGTATTCACTTCCTTCCCTtaaacaaacatactgtaatgttcACACCTGCACAAATACTAGCACAGATGGAAAGAGAACCTAAAgagtacagtagactgttacacactacaAATACCCCCAAGGGAAGGGTGTCACTTTGGACACATACCACACGAACACACCGTTAATTTAACAGTATGACATCTTCCTTCCTTTCTACCAGGTTCAGTGAAGGAGCGTGAGGTGTATGAGAAGGCAGGACGTCAGGTAACGCAGCCGAATGGAGCACCAGGGCAGCTGGAGCTGAAGATCAAACACGCCCAGGCCATCCTGGGCACAGACTTTGATGTGATAGTGGAGGTGCACAACGTCGGTGGAGAGGACACCCCAGCCCAGCTGACTGTGACGTCCAACGCTGTCACCTACAACAGCCTCCACCGGGGGGAGTGCCATAGGAAGACTGCCAGCCTGACAGTGCCAGCCCAGAAAGGTGGGCCTCAACTGCCATCACACAATCAAACTTTTGAACTAGTGTGAGACCCTgtgtttgatttattttttagCGCCACTGGGTCAGTCTGACCCCTGGGGTTCTTGTATGTTTAGGAACCAAGTTAACAGTGCAAAACTATAACATGGAAAAGGTGTGAAACAATACAATAACATActttctcctctcatccctaTTATTCTCACAGCTCATAAGGAAGTGCTGCGGCTACGGTACGATCACTACGGGGCATGTGTGTCTGAGCATAACCTGATCAGGGTCACAGCACTACTCCAGGTCAGCGGCCAGCCCGAAGTCGTCTTACAAGAGGTCAACATCCAACTGAGCATGCCTCAGCTCCATGTCAAGGTACTATCTGGAACTGGAAATGGCTCTGGTGAAGCAATGCTTGAATTGAGTACTATTGGTCATGAGAATGGATATGTTCAAGTGCAAACAGTGGTTTATAGTATATTGATTTAAGGTTGTTTGTTACAGAAATGATCATTTCTGATGATGCCTGCATTGTCCATGTTCTTTCTCCAGGTAGTGGGAGATGCAGTTGTATCTCGGAAATTGATTGCCCACATCAGCTTCACCAATCCACTGCCTATTACCCTCAGAGGGGGCGTGTTTACTGTGGAGGGGGCAGGTCTGACAGCAGCGCGGGAGATCCAAGCACCGTAAGTATCTCTGTGTGTTGTATGTGAGAGAGGAGATCCAATCTTCATTGAATTTGTATTCGCTTTTTCAGCAATGGGAGAATGTATGTAGACCTGAAACTCTTTAAAACCCAGGGCTCTTTAAGATCTCACACCCTGTGCAGCAGCTGCAGATTTAGAGAGGGTAGCATCTCAGAGAGCTTTTGGCTGCCACTGTAAATTCCTCAGCAAGGACATAGTCTGACCGCATTGCATGAGTAAAAATAACAAGATCTGCTTTTCTCTCGCTCCACCTCCCTTAAAAACACAAAGAGAGAGCCTGACATATCCTCCTCATCCCAGGCCAACGATGATTAAACCGGCCTAGCGTGGCTCTCCAGGACCACAGGCCAAATGTTACCACACATAACCACCAAAAAGAGATGCCAGTGTAAACATATGCCCTCAGACTAAACACAGGATAATATCTCTGCTGGCCATCTGGGTGAATTTAACATTATTTGACAAAACATCACACTTCCTGGAAGGACCTAGCCTACCTCATTTTTTGGTCATCTCATGTAGCTCAAgtgtgaaaaaaaaaatccacattTTCATAGCAGCACTAGGATTGGGCAGTCATATAGTTTCTGTACCATACTGGGGTATATGGTATTACCAAAGATTTTTTATAAAtaacccaagatagaccagaACTTAATCATAGTGGGCCAAACAAGcaaggtgggcagagccaagcatgagctagtgagatcctattggTGTGTTCTagcatttatttgcatatttccattaGGGAATACCGACTCTGTGAAATGGGTGTGTGAAATACTCAATTCGCCCTTGCACTCTTTCTAAACAATACCATTTTTgaaactttggcaaagggtaaagtctacaaaatgCAGTCCACTCGGTTTGTTACACAtagttttggaaacagaaaactgtatggagatcaaatgttttatagATGAGAAAATGTACAGAATGtctcgctccatcttctcccactgccggccactgggcttcctctcatcaccatatttggtaaTGAGTGGAAACaccaaccggatgcttcacatttatacatccggtgaaatatccTGCTCATTGTTCCATTCGTGGTATTAACGAATGTGCATGCACACAAGGGGCGGtatttaaaaaaacacaaaaaatacaaatgttggcagcagggatcttgatccaggaggggattgaatGTCTCTGCTGTAAACAAGAAGCTTGACTAGTTGCCAGTTAGCAAACAAAATGCATAGCTGGTGCCCTGAGATGAATCATTTATTTGACACATCTTAGATTTCTTATAGTCATACTTAATTTATAAGCAGTGGCGTATGAGTTTCCCCAAACCCAATAAACACTTTTTCAAGGGAGTATTGAACATCATACCATCTGTATTTTGAAATACCCCGGCATACGGTATAAAAGGTACAGTATATCACCCAAGCCTAAGCAGCACATAGGCACTGTAATTTCTGGCAGCTAATCGAGTTTACAATTCCAGCAGACCTGAATGTTAAACAATTTGTGTGGTCTTTCCCAGAAATATAATACTACAAAAAAGCTTCTATTAGCAGATAATGTTTCTGAATGAGCTGGTTTTTGGCTTGttaaaatacactgaacaaaaatataaacgcaacatgcaacaatttaaaggATTttactagttagttagttaatttaaagaaatcagtcaaatgaaataaataaattaggccctaatctctgGACTTCACATGACTAGCCAGGGGCACAGCCATTGGTGGCTTGGGAGGACAgtggcccacccacttgggagccaggcccaccaactgggaaaccaggcccagccaatcagaatgagtttttaccCACAAAAGTGCTTTATTACAGACGGAAACACTCCTCAGTTcaatcagctgtccaggtggctggtctcagtcGATCACACAGGTGAAggagccggatgtggaggtcctgggctggtgtggttacatgtggtctgcggttgtgaggccggttggaagtactgccaaattctctaaaaagaaggaggcagtttatggtaaagaaattaacattaaattctctagcaacagctctggtggacattcctgcagtcagcatgccaattccaccctccctcaaaacttgaggcatccgtggcattgtgttgtgtgacaaaactgcacattttagtgccttttattgtccccagcacaaagcgcacctgtgtaatgatcctgATGTTTAATCATGTttttgatattccacacctgtcaggtagattaTCTGGACAAAGGCCAAATGTTCACTAACAGTTATATAAACAAATTAGTGcccagaaataagctttttgtgcatatggaaaaatgctgggatcttttatttcagctcatgaaacatgggaccaacactttccatgttgtgtttatatttttcttcagtataGCGCGACATGTTTGACAAGGCCTCATTGAACACAGCAGGAGACCTCCGTTAGTATTTTAACCGTTAGTGGAACAGAGCAAGACTGACTTGAAAGAACTATGTGTGCTTGTAGTGAAACAACCTCTTTTCTCCTACAGAGATGACATTGGACCAGGTCAAGAGGTCAAGGTCAAGTTGTCCTTCAAGCCCACCCGAGCAGGTCTGAGAAAACTGATGGTCGACTTTGATGCAGACAGAATAAGGGATGTTAAAGGCATTGCCACTTTGATTGTGAGAAACAAGTGAACTGTCAATTAACAACGTATATCATATCATGTATATTTCTATATAAAATAATTACCCTGTAAATGCAATATGAAAGTGAGTTGCAAAATCATGTGTTGTTATTTTCTATTGTTCTTGAT containing:
- the tgm2l gene encoding protein-glutamine gamma-glutamyltransferase 2 isoform X1, producing the protein MTDQNGVFMGMDLLCQVNSHAHRTEEMDVERLLVRRGQPFSLALQCHTTLPPKHKLAIILHLGKEGEVVVKVLDARAGRDKWWFRQQGAQSEVLLTIHSPADAPVGLYSVTVLLLSPDGHILEKTTPETFYLLFNPWCKADSVYLPDEELLEEYILNENGLLYQGSWDQISSLPWNFGQFEQDVVDICFEILDNSPAALTNPEMDTANRADPVYVSRTITAMVNANDDLGVVSGRWDGKYDDGVPPTRWTGSVPILRRWSEAGAQRVRYGQCWVFSGVACTVLRCLGIPTRPVTNYSSAHDTDGNLNVDYLYDEQLESVSEGRKDMIWNYHCWVESWMDREDLPKGYDGWQALDPTPQERSDGVYCCGPCPVKAVRDGDVGMKYDAAFVFSEVNADLVTWIVHPDGQRSQVSLNQNTVGQNISTKSVYGDYREDITKHYKYPEGSVKEREVYEKAGRQVTQPNGAPGQLELKIKHAQAILGTDFDVIVEVHNVGGEDTPAQLTVTSNAVTYNSLHRGECHRKTASLTVPAQKAHKEVLRLRYDHYGACVSEHNLIRVTALLQVSGQPEVVLQEVNIQLSMPQLHVKVVGDAVVSRKLIAHISFTNPLPITLRGGVFTVEGAGLTAAREIQAPDDIGPGQEVKVKLSFKPTRAGLRKLMVDFDADRIRDVKGIATLIVRNK